Genomic DNA from Danio rerio strain Tuebingen ecotype United States chromosome 5, GRCz12tu, whole genome shotgun sequence:
TCTGTTTTGTTCTTTGTCATGTTCTCGATGTTCATCTAATGGGTCTTGGAATTATTCTCAACATTTTAGATGCATTTCGGTCATTTGTTAAggattattaaagaaaaaaggaTTAACACGTAAGAACAATCAAGCATGGACCGTGTAATGAAGGGTCAGTTGAGATTTTCTTATTTCTTTGGGGTTTCTTGAAAGGGTGTTTTTTGGGTGGGCTGTCACCTCACTTCACACATAATTCTTTGTTAATTAATCTGGTTACtaattaaatgacactttttggtttaaaaaaaactgtcataacCATTTTCCACAAGCTTATGCCATGTTGATTTTGATGCAAAGGTTTATGTCTTGCTAAAATCTTAAAACAAAAGTTGTAAAAGTACACAAAATGGCATAGAGGGTGGTTATATTTACTAACCTGTGGCAAATGTATTCTTACTAATGTgtggtgtttcttttttttttttgttgccttGTCTGGATTTATTTTTCAGAATATGGTATCAAGTTTCCGTGTCTCAGAGCTCCAAGTACTGTTAGGTTTTGCTGGAAGGAATAAGAGCGGTCGCAAGCATGAACTTTTGCTGAGGGCTCTGCATCTACTGAGGAGTGGTTGTAGTTCTGCAGTGCAGATCAAAATCAAAGAACTGTATCGGCGGAGATATCCAAGGACATTTGAAGGTCTTCAAGATTTGGCGGCACTAAAGTCAAGCATTAAATCCTTCATTCATCTGGACAGCGGTGCCACGGCTGTAAGCTCAGATCTTACTCTGCCAACCGACCATTCAGACGTCCTGCAGCAGCGCCGGGAGAGCTGTGATTCACCTGTGTTTCATGAGTCAAAGCCCATGATGAACATGCAGCAGCCCACGACACTAATGGCCCCCGTCCATCCGGATGTGCAGATGAAGTCCTTACCGTTTTACGATGTTTTAGATGTCTTGATCAAACCATCAAGTCTAGGTAATTGTCACATGCTTGGTGAAATAAACAACaacacagcaaaaaaataaataaaaaaaatcaatgcattCACATTATAACTTTAAAGTTTAGCAACTGACTTTAGTTTTGGTGGTTTTGCAATTATTAAAAAGTTTTGGgtcaatgagtttttttttatttttatagatcaAAAGCGATTGTAATGACAAtttcaattaaatgaaaaattcacattttaagctgctgttcttttgaacatcttttgaaaaaaaaaaacattccacaaATATTAGCACAAGCTGGTTTCAACATTGATggtagtatataatatataaaaataaattgatgttttttttttgttgcatcaaaTCTGCTTATTTTTCTTATAAGACTGAAGTctgcagtaatgatgctgaaaatttaggccatgtccacactaatgcGTTTCATTTGAAAACGCATATTTTTGTCTCCGTTttgcccttccatccacactgagacgtgtttttaggaaacaaaaacgtatctttttgaaaacgctctcCAAAGTGGATAAATTTGAAAAAGACTTTTTCGTGTCGTAGTGTAGACTGTGAAAACGGAGTCTTTCGAAAACGATGACGCGTTTTTTGTCATGTGACACTCAGTCATGTTACTAATTCGTTTACTTTATTTtcgttgtgattatgattttagtGATGTCGTCCTTACTGTGAGGGTAAGCAGCGTCATCAGCAGGATACTGTTCTTTAAAGCGGTCCAGTATATCGGCGTATTTGTTTTGGCACGTCTCCCAGTCTACATTTCCACTCTCTTTTGCAACTTTGTATTCATGTGTTACTCGAAGCAGCAACTCTACTTCATTGTCAGTCCATTTAAAAAACTATGTGCTTTTCCTTGACATTTTGCAGCAACGTTTCAAAgagccggaaagaaaataaacGTCAGCCGGAAATGACGCTTGACGAAGCGTCTTACgtttcacgcatgcgcagtacaggttaaAAGCATTGGTAgtcgtttcagtgtggatgacaaagttttggaaaactaATAGAAACGTCAGTGTGGGCGTGAAGCGTTTTTAGAGGAAAACTCCGTTTTCAAATTTATCCGGATTAGTGTAGACATGGCCTTAGTTTTGCAATCATGAGATTGGGTTTAGGTAAAGGAGTTTGTGATCTTCATTGTCATGATTAATACATTTCTGGCAACAGTGGACCAATGTAGTATATAGTTTTCATTTAGAATTGTTATAATATTGAGTCCAATTGTTAAAAACTGCTTCATTTTCACAAAAGAATTAATCATTACTTGCATGAATGTGAAGATCTTTGATATGTGCTGGAGTATACTTGACAGAGTGGTTCTCCTCAGGGTCAGATAATAACCTGAAAGTTCCCTTTAGCTTAGATTATGGTGTATGTTCATTGTAGCTTTGCTTTAACAACATTTCACAATGCCACAGTGTTTATTTCTATCAAGAGTTGCATTATGTTTGGACAAAATCTTGTATGATAATGGAAGCATCTCCGCTATCTGACCCTTTGTGTCCACATTCTACTCATACAGTAGATCCacgctgtattttatttttactttcttgCCTAAATTCAATAAGAGATTGTTTTTCTGGCCAGGCGGGCGGTGTAGATTCAAAAAGAGttggatgtgttttttttttttctgtaactttatttttattgactGTAGTGCACAACTGTATTTGTTCTTTAATTTAAGACTGTGCTGATTTGTATTTAAAGGTGCCCATGCTGTTCAGAGATTTCATAATGAAAAGTACTTCATATTTGCCTTGACTCCACAACAAGTGAGGGAGGTTTGCATTTCTCGGTAAGAACTAAATTCTTCTTTGTGATGTCAATACTGTGACTTCAGTCTTTTACAAATAGTTTGAATTGAGTTTGCTGTTCATTATCTTTTTCATAGGGATTTTCTTCCTGGTGGAAGAAGGGACTACATGGTTCAAATTCAACTGAGGTAAGAGTCAATTCAATGTGCTGCTTTTTTTAATCTGTATCTTGAAATCAACAGCATGCACAAAGGTGTTGCCACTATAATGCCCATTATAGAGTCCTGAAGTTGTCTTATTTTTTGATGTTCAGGTTTTGTTTAGCTGAAACCAGCTGCCCACAAGAGGACAATTATCCAAACGGCCTGTGCATCAAAGTCAATGGGAAGCTGTTTCCCCTCCCTGTATGTAATAAAGTTGTAACTAAGATTGAACAAGCTCTCCTGTTTAATGTTTTCCACACCTAAATAGTTCTTGTAACTGTGACTTCCTAGAAGAACACAAAGAACCTTTGCAATTAGGATGTTTTGGTCCATATTTATCAGGCAATTTCTTGTGGGACACACTGTATATTTAGTTATTGTTGTTGAACAGCTAGATGTAGTGCAACCTGGCATATATGTTTTGGgaattttaaatgactttaaatgaACCAATTTTtccatttaatcaaaataaaagcaGAATCTGAGAATGTGGTGCCCTTTAATAAGGTCACTGAGAGATATTCAACAAATGAAACCTTTTTTAATTGCATAAAATTGTTATAATTCTCCCTTAGAATGGAAGATATTATCTGTGTTGTATCCAGTTATTAATCAACACAGTTGTGCCATTATGTGTTTCGTAAACTtgataattactttttaaaatataaagtttaaaTTAGAAATATATCAGAATAtttattcaaagtcatttaaatattaaaaacggcattttaaataactgctgaTCTGATCTGATATGGTTATCACACAGGGCTTTGCACCACCGCCTAAGAATGGTGTGGAGCAAAAAAGACCCGGCCGACCGCTGAACATCACGTCTCTGGTCAGATTGTCCTCCGCAGTACCCAATCAGATAGTAGTGACATGGGCTCCTGAAATTGGGAAGGTTTGTGAAGAAATGTCACCTCTGTCATTTCATCCACTGCTTGAGTCAGATCTGTTTGCTCAGCATTTGTTTGT
This window encodes:
- the pias2 gene encoding E3 SUMO-protein ligase PIAS2 isoform X5; this translates as MADIEELRNMVSSFRVSELQVLLGFAGRNKSGRKHELLLRALHLLRSGCSSAVQIKIKELYRRRYPRTFEGLQDLAALKSSIKSFIHLDSGATAVSSDLTLPTDHSDVLQQRRESCDSPVFHESKPMMNMQQPTTLMAPVHPDVQMKSLPFYDVLDVLIKPSSLGAHAVQRFHNEKYFIFALTPQQVREVCISRDFLPGGRRDYMVQIQLRFCLAETSCPQEDNYPNGLCIKVNGKLFPLPGFAPPPKNGVEQKRPGRPLNITSLVRLSSAVPNQIVVTWAPEIGKTYSMSVYLVRQLTSPLLLQRLRMKGIRNPDHSRALIKEKLTADPDSEIATTSLRVSLMCPLGKMRLTVPCRAVTCSHLQCFDAALYLQMNEKKPTWICPVCDKKATYESLIIDGLFMEILNDCTDVDEIQFQEDGTWCPMRPKKETLKLSSPCISKIDCSVPVRQSAVVSVPETSSTKKADVIDLTLESSSDDEEDDPPLKKRCIYMSKAEEMHSKGSISEGPYF
- the pias2 gene encoding E3 SUMO-protein ligase PIAS2 isoform X6, yielding MVSSFRVSELQVLLGFAGRNKSGRKHELLLRALHLLRSGCSSAVQIKIKELYRRRYPRTFEGLQDLAALKSSIKSFIHLDSGATAVSSDLTLPTDHSDVLQQRRESCDSPVFHESKPMMNMQQPTTLMAPVHPDVQMKSLPFYDVLDVLIKPSSLGAHAVQRFHNEKYFIFALTPQQVREVCISRDFLPGGRRDYMVQIQLRFCLAETSCPQEDNYPNGLCIKVNGKLFPLPGFAPPPKNGVEQKRPGRPLNITSLVRLSSAVPNQIVVTWAPEIGKTYSMSVYLVRQLTSPLLLQRLRMKGIRNPDHSRALIKEKLTADPDSEIATTSLRVSLMCPLGKMRLTVPCRAVTCSHLQCFDAALYLQMNEKKPTWICPVCDKKATYESLIIDGLFMEILNDCTDVDEIQFQEDGTWCPMRPKKETLKLSSPCISKIDCSVPVRQSAVVSVPETSSTKKADVIDLTLESSSDDEEDDPPLKKRCIYMSKAEEMHSKGSISEGPYF